A window from Mangifera indica cultivar Alphonso chromosome 2, CATAS_Mindica_2.1, whole genome shotgun sequence encodes these proteins:
- the LOC123200066 gene encoding stress-response A/B barrel domain-containing protein At5g22580: MAEFKHLVIVKFREGVVVEEMVKGMEKLVSEIDAVKSFEWGQDVEGQEMLTQGFTHVFVMTFSKKEDYATFVAHPSHVEFSGPFSTAIEKIVVLDFPSVAVKPSA, from the exons ATGGCGGAATTCAAGCACTTGGTCATCGTTAAGTTTAGGGAAGGTGTGGTGGTGGAGGAGATGGTAAAAGGGATGGAGAAGCTTGTTTCAGAGATTGATGCTGTCAAGTCCTTTGAATG GGGGCAGGATGTGGAAGGGCAAGAGATGCTTACACAAGGTTTTACTCATGTATTCGTGATGACATTCAGCAAAAAGGAAGACTACGCCACATTCGTCGCCCATCCAAGCCATGTGGAATTCTCTGGCCCCTTTTCAACAGCCATTGAGAAGATTGTGGTGCTGGATTTCCCAAGTGTGGCTGTGAAGCCATCAGCATGA